The DNA segment TGCGGGTGCCGCCGCCGGGCAGTATCTCGGTGATCTCGCCGGTGAAGTTGGACACGAACAACCGGTCGCCGACGAAGGTCAGGTTGTCCAGACCCGGATTCAATTGCGCGAGTAGCGTTCTCTCGCCGGTGCGCGGGTCGATGCGCAACACCTGGCCGCTGGCCACCTGGGTGGAGACGATGTTGCCCTGCGGGTCGAACTTCACCGCGTCGGGCACCCCGAGGTCACCGGCGACACGCTGTGGCTCACCCCCGTCGGGGTCGATGCGCCAGATCTCGTTCGCGGTCATCAACGGGTAGTACAGGAATCCGTCCGGACCGACCTCCATCGCATTGGGCGACGGGAGATTCTCGGCGAGGACGCGCACGATGCCGCCGTGGTGGTCGAGTTCCATCAGCCGTCCGCCTTCGCGGCACTCACCGACGAACAGTCGGCCGTCGTGCACGGTGATGCCGTTGGCGCAGGGCAGGTCGTCGCGCAGGACGCGGGTGCCACCGCCCGTGTCGCGGACGCTGACCCGCCCGTCCATCACCTCGGTCGCGTACAGGGCGCCGTCCAGGCCGAAGGCCACGTCGTCGGGGGCGACGATGTCGCCACCCCTGGGGCTGACCGTCTCCAGCGTCCCGCCGGCCAGGTCGAGTGCGCTGATCTGGCTACCGGTCACCTGGGCGACGTACACGCGGCCGTCGGGCCCGGTGCGCAGGCCGTTCGCGCCGAACAGCCTGCTGGGCGCGGTCAGCCGTTCGACGCGCCAGCCCTCGGCGACGACCGGATGCGCACCGGGGTAGCGGGTGGCCTGCAGCGACTCCGTCGACGACGTCATGGCTGGCGACGTTATCAATCTCGACTAGTCCAGACAATAGGCGCAGAGACCTCGCCGACGACCCTTGACGGCCCGATAAAGCCTGCGGAATAGTGTTCTGCAATATGCAGAGCACCGTATGTCGTCCGGACAAATAAGCGTTCGGATGCAGGAATCCCTGGGCCTCACCGGCCGCGTCGTCGTCGTTTCGGGCGCCGGCGGCGGCGGCATCGGCACCACCGTCACCGAACGGGCGGCGGCTGCGGGGGCGACCGTCGTCGCCGTCAGCCGCAGGCAGGACAACCTCGACCAACACATCGGCCCGCTGATCGCCAAGGGGCTGTCGATCGTCACGGTGGCGGCCGACGCCTCCACCGACGAGGGCATCGCCCGCGTCCTGGACGAGGCCCGGCGCGCCGACGGCGACCTCTACGGTCTGGTCAACATCGCCGGCGGTGCGGCACCCGCGACGTGGATGCCGGCCACCCGCGTCACCCGGGACGACTGGCGCGCGTTGTTCACCGCCAATCTCGAGACCGCCTTCTTCATGAGCCAGGCCGTCAGCCGGGAGTTGCGCGCCCAGGGCCGCAACGGCTCGATCGTCTCGGTGTCCTCGATCAGCGGGATGAACACCGCGCCGTTCCACATCGCCTACGGCACGGCCAAAGCGGCGGTGGTCGCGATGACCCGCACCATGGCCGTCGAACTGGCGCTCGACGGCATCCGCGTCAACGCGGTCGCCCCCGGCGTCACCGAGACCGCCGCCTCGGCCACCTACGTCGACGAGGACCCCGAACGGGACCGCACCGCGATCGCGATGGGCCGCCGCGGCACACCCGCCGAACAGGCCAACGCGATCCTGTTCCTGCTCTCGGACTTGTCGAGCTACATCACCGGTCAGACCCTGCTGGTCGACGGCGGCCTCGACCTCAAGTGGACGCACCTGGGCGCCGACAACACGTCGCTGTTCCTCAAGGACGAGAACTTCCGCTCCGCGATCAAGGAGATCTGATGACCGATACCGAAATCGAAGTGGCCGAAGAGCTCTCGGAGCCGATGACCATCGGGGTGGAGGCCTACATCTCCGAGGCGTACGCCCGCGCCGAGCGCGACAGGCTGTGGCGCAAGGTCTGGCAACAGATCGGCCGGGTCGAGGAACTGCCGGAGGTCGGCAGCTACCTGACCTACGACATCCTCGACGACTCGATCATCGTGGTGCGGACCGGGCCGAACGAGTTCGCGGCCCACCACAACGTGTGCATGCACCGGGGCCGGCGGCTGATCGACGTTCCCGAGGGCGCCAAGAACGCCCGCGGACGCGCACGCAAATCGTTCGTGTGCGGATTCCACGGCTGGACCTACGGCCTGGACGGAACCTGCACCCACATTCGCGAGCAGGACGACTGGCAGGGCAAGCTCACCCCGCGCAACACCCATCTGGCGCCGGTGCAGGTCGACACGTGGGGCGGCTGGCTGTTCGTCAACATGGATCCCGACTGTGAACCGTTGGCGGACTACCTGTTTCCCGCGGCCAAGATCCTCGACCCGTTCGGGCTGGAGAACATGCGCTACAAGTGGCGCAAATGGCTGAACTTCGACTGCAACTGGAAGGTCGCGCTCGAAGCCTTCAACGAGACCTACCACGTGTTCACCACCCACCCGGAGTTCAACAAGTTCGGCGAGTTCAAGGGCTGGGCCAAAGCGCAGGGCCGACACAGCAACATCGGTTACGACGCGCCAAAAGGCATGGACGAGACCAAGTCCAAGATCCGCCTCGGCACCGGCGATGACCCCCGGGTCTCCACCGCGGAGATGCAGATGTACACCTGGGAGCAGACCAACGCGACCACCACCGAGACGCTGGTGAACGCGGCCAAACGCCTCGTCGACGAGTTGCCCGAGGGCACCCCCGCCGACAAGGTACTGCAGCACTGGCTGGCCTCGGCCCGGCGCGACGACGAGGCGCGGGGGGTCATCTGGCCGACCATCCCGGCCGACATCCTCGGGCAGAGCGGCACCGCGTGGCAGCTCTTCCCGAACTTCCAGATCGGTCAAGGCCTGACGAGCGCGCTGTGCTACAGCGCGCGGCCCGATCCGAGCTACGACCCGAACAAGTGCATCTTCGAGGTGGCGGTGTTCGAGCTCTACCCGAAAGGCCAAGAACCGGAGACCGAATGGGTGTACACCCCTAAGGACTCCCCGAACTGGCTGTCGGTGCTGCCGCAGGACTTCTCCAACATGGCCGCGGTGCAGCAGGGCATGAAGTCCGCGGGATTCCCCGGCACCCTGCCCAACCCCTACCGCGAACGCAGCACCGTCAACCTGCACCACCAACTGTCGAAGTACATGGGCACCGGCGAACCCCGACAACTGTGATTTCGGTGTAGTTCGTCGCGCTGGACGCAACCAAACACGCCGAAATCGCCCACGAAGGAGACATATGACCACCTGTGCCCCCACGGACACCCCGGACGACTTCGACATCGACGCATTGCGCGAGAAGTACGCACAGGAGCGCGCCAAACGGCTGCGCCCTGAAGGGTCCAAACAGTACGTCGAGCTGACCGACGAGTTCGCCGGCTACTACGAGAACGACCCGTACACGCCGGTGCAGCCTCGCAATCCGATCCACGAGGACATCGACGTCGCGGTGCTGGGCGGCGGATTCGGCGGACTGCTGTCGGCGGCCCACCTGAAGAAGGCCGGCGTCGACGACGTGCGGATCATCGAACTGGGCGGCGACTTCGGCGGCGTCTGGTACTGGAATCGGTACCCGGGCATCCAGTGCGACAACGAATCCTATTGCTACATCCCGCTACTCGAAGAGCTGAACTTCATGCCGAGCAAGAAGTTCGCCGACGGTGCCGAGATCTACGAGCACTGCCGCAACATCGGCAAGCACTTCGGTCTCTACGACAAGGCGATCTTCTCCACCCAGGTGCGGGATCTGCGCTGGGACGACGAGATTCACCGGTGGCGGATCAGCACCAACCGCGACGACGACATCCGTGCCCGGTTCGTGGTGCTGGCCTCAGGCCCGTTCCACCGCCCCAAACTGCCTGGGATTCCGGGGATTCAGGACTTCAAGGGCCACGCCTTCCACTCGTCGCGCTGGGATTACGACTACACCGGCGGCGACACGAGCGGCAACCTGCACAAACTCGCCGACAAGAAGGTCGCCGTGATCGGCACCGGTGCCACGGCGATCCAGATCGTGCCGTTCTTGGCTCGCGACGCCGGACATCTGTACGTGTTCCAGCGCACCCCGTCGACCGTCGACGAACGCAACAACGCGCCCACCGATCCGGAATGGGTGAAGTCGCTGCAGCCGGGCTGGCAGAAGGAGCGGCAGCGCAACTTCCACGCGTGGACGTTCGAGGGAATGGCGCCGGGGCAGCCGGATCTGGTGTGCGACTTCTGGACCGAACTCGGCCGCAACACCGCCGCGCGCGTCATGGCGCTGGAGGACCCGGCGTCGCTGACCCCCGAACAGTTCATGGCGATCCGCGAGGAAGAGGACTACAAGCTGATGGAGCGGCTGCGCCGCCGCATCGACGCGCTCGTCGAGGATCCGCAGACCGCCGAGGCGCTCAAACCGTACTACCGCTTCCTGTGCAAGCGGCCGCTGTCCAACGACGAATACCTGCCTGCGTTCAACCGGCCCAACGTCACGCTGGTCGACGTCTCCGATTCCCGCGGCGTCGAGAAGGTCACCGAGAACGGGCTGGTCGCCGGCGGCGTCGAGTACGAGGTGGACTGCATCATCTACGCCAGCGGCTTCGAGATCACCACCGACATCAGCAGGCGGTACTCGATCGACGCCATCGAGGGCCGCGACGGCCTGTCGCTCTACGACTATTGGCGCGACGGGTACAAGACGCTGCACGGGATGACCAGCCGTGGCTTCCCGAACCAGTTCTTCACCGGGTTCACCCAGGTCGGCATCTCGGCGAACATCGCCGCGAACTACGAACTGCAGGGCGAGCACATCGCCTACGTCATCGCCGAAGCGCTCTCGCGGGGCGCCGAAGTCGTCGAGCCGACGCAGGACGCGCAGGACGCCTGGTGCCGGACCGTCAAGGAGACGGCCGTGGACAATTCG comes from the Mycolicibacterium litorale genome and includes:
- a CDS encoding aromatic ring-hydroxylating oxygenase subunit alpha gives rise to the protein MTDTEIEVAEELSEPMTIGVEAYISEAYARAERDRLWRKVWQQIGRVEELPEVGSYLTYDILDDSIIVVRTGPNEFAAHHNVCMHRGRRLIDVPEGAKNARGRARKSFVCGFHGWTYGLDGTCTHIREQDDWQGKLTPRNTHLAPVQVDTWGGWLFVNMDPDCEPLADYLFPAAKILDPFGLENMRYKWRKWLNFDCNWKVALEAFNETYHVFTTHPEFNKFGEFKGWAKAQGRHSNIGYDAPKGMDETKSKIRLGTGDDPRVSTAEMQMYTWEQTNATTTETLVNAAKRLVDELPEGTPADKVLQHWLASARRDDEARGVIWPTIPADILGQSGTAWQLFPNFQIGQGLTSALCYSARPDPSYDPNKCIFEVAVFELYPKGQEPETEWVYTPKDSPNWLSVLPQDFSNMAAVQQGMKSAGFPGTLPNPYRERSTVNLHHQLSKYMGTGEPRQL
- a CDS encoding flavin-containing monooxygenase; the protein is MTTCAPTDTPDDFDIDALREKYAQERAKRLRPEGSKQYVELTDEFAGYYENDPYTPVQPRNPIHEDIDVAVLGGGFGGLLSAAHLKKAGVDDVRIIELGGDFGGVWYWNRYPGIQCDNESYCYIPLLEELNFMPSKKFADGAEIYEHCRNIGKHFGLYDKAIFSTQVRDLRWDDEIHRWRISTNRDDDIRARFVVLASGPFHRPKLPGIPGIQDFKGHAFHSSRWDYDYTGGDTSGNLHKLADKKVAVIGTGATAIQIVPFLARDAGHLYVFQRTPSTVDERNNAPTDPEWVKSLQPGWQKERQRNFHAWTFEGMAPGQPDLVCDFWTELGRNTAARVMALEDPASLTPEQFMAIREEEDYKLMERLRRRIDALVEDPQTAEALKPYYRFLCKRPLSNDEYLPAFNRPNVTLVDVSDSRGVEKVTENGLVAGGVEYEVDCIIYASGFEITTDISRRYSIDAIEGRDGLSLYDYWRDGYKTLHGMTSRGFPNQFFTGFTQVGISANIAANYELQGEHIAYVIAEALSRGAEVVEPTQDAQDAWCRTVKETAVDNSAFDASCTPGYYNNEGGGGGEGLRSHLGEPYGPGFYAFGDLLAGWREKGDMDGLVLR
- a CDS encoding SDR family NAD(P)-dependent oxidoreductase: MQESLGLTGRVVVVSGAGGGGIGTTVTERAAAAGATVVAVSRRQDNLDQHIGPLIAKGLSIVTVAADASTDEGIARVLDEARRADGDLYGLVNIAGGAAPATWMPATRVTRDDWRALFTANLETAFFMSQAVSRELRAQGRNGSIVSVSSISGMNTAPFHIAYGTAKAAVVAMTRTMAVELALDGIRVNAVAPGVTETAASATYVDEDPERDRTAIAMGRRGTPAEQANAILFLLSDLSSYITGQTLLVDGGLDLKWTHLGADNTSLFLKDENFRSAIKEI
- a CDS encoding SMP-30/gluconolactonase/LRE family protein, whose protein sequence is MTSSTESLQATRYPGAHPVVAEGWRVERLTAPSRLFGANGLRTGPDGRVYVAQVTGSQISALDLAGGTLETVSPRGGDIVAPDDVAFGLDGALYATEVMDGRVSVRDTGGGTRVLRDDLPCANGITVHDGRLFVGECREGGRLMELDHHGGIVRVLAENLPSPNAMEVGPDGFLYYPLMTANEIWRIDPDGGEPQRVAGDLGVPDAVKFDPQGNIVSTQVASGQVLRIDPRTGERTLLAQLNPGLDNLTFVGDRLFVSNFTGEITEILPGGGTRTTLAGGLNWPLDLAVGDDGRLYVADGTYFYALQADGSLQTVGMLFTPGYPGFLRGLAAAGDGEFVVTTSGGQVTRYRPAAGESDVLADGFDQLYGLALAPGDAVVFAELGTGRVLSAHGGKVEVVASDLREPVGVAIAPDGAPLVAESGAGRVVRLAGGHAVTVADGLQRPQGLLVSDGVLYVVDAGAKEVVAVDMNSGVRQTIASGLPVGPPPGVHPKPLRGMPPFSGPQGPFAGITMGPDGSLYVSADGDGSVLALRRDAAGA